Proteins from a genomic interval of Musa acuminata AAA Group cultivar baxijiao chromosome BXJ1-9, Cavendish_Baxijiao_AAA, whole genome shotgun sequence:
- the LOC103997508 gene encoding transcription factor bHLH84-like: protein MAQESTWSSFDATMLDEESRMIAQLLSNYQCFGEQDRDVGCCELPPSSCCSSHAADSCYCWSANENSNPSLCYWSQSGDESDGAHAIGTVPVFTNHCLVGDQVAVNQTLSMHGPTAAHAEMPKRKRESHASEDDFRRQSCKKKLQAPTNVQALKSVKKARPERNQKSIVCGDEEENNDRSSGRSCCSHSSEEDSQAFHADLNAKTRSNRWPATDPQSLYAKQRRERINARLRTLQNLVPNGTKVDISTMLEEAVRYVKFLQLQIKLLSSDELWMYAPVVHSGMIDGRVNSEIFVSANTCNEGF from the exons ATGGCTCAGGAGTCAACTTGGAGCTCGTTTGATGCTACAATGCTTGATGAGGAGTCCCGAATGATCGCACAATTGCTCAGCAACTACCAGTGTTTTGGCGAGCAAGATCGAGATGTTGGATGCTGTGAACTCCCGCCATCGTCTTGTTGTTCTTCTCATGCAGCTGATTCATGTTACTGTTGGTCAGCAAATGAGAACAGCAACCCCAGTTTGTGCTACTGGTCTCAGAGTGGAGATGAATCCGATGGAGCACATGCAATCGGCACTGTGCCGGTCTTCACGAACCATTGCTTGGTGGGAGATCAAGTCGCTGTGAATCAAACTTTGAGCATGCACGGACCTACTGCTGCTCATGCAGAGATGCCAAAGCGCAAGAGAGAGTCTCATGCTTCTGAAGATGATTTCCGTCGTCAAAGTTGTAAGAAAAAGCTTCAGGCTCCGACGAAT GTGCAGGCTCTGAAGAGCGTGAAGAAGGCACGACCTGAGAGGAACCAGAAGAGCATTGTGTGTGGTGACGAGGAAGAGAACAATGATAGGAGCAGTGGCCGGAGTTGCTGCAGCCACAGCTCTGAGGAAGACTCACAAGCTTTCCATGCTGATCTTAATGCGAAAACACGATCGAATCGATGGCCAGCCACAGATCCTCAAAGCCTCTATGCAAAG CAAAGAAGGGAAAGAATCAATGCTAGATTGAGGACATTGCAGAACCTGGTGCCTAATGGAACTAAA GTTGACATTAGCACAATGCTCGAAGAAGCTGTTCGTTACGTCAAGTTCTTGCAGCTGCAGATAAAG CTTTTGAGCTCGGATGAGCTGTGGATGTACGCTCCTGTTGTCCACAGTGGGATGATTGATGGCCGAGTCAACTCAGAGATATTTGTGTCTGCAAATACTTGTAATGAGGGGTTCTAA
- the LOC103997347 gene encoding uncharacterized protein LOC103997347, translating to MEKRLRTSTTSSSADEILSSAVSLASTKTGKSSLRSLIFSLPASSDLVASLLPALHLSISRSLDAFKNSLRPCSSASAAALGRSSRSPPTKRSRQSSRAQTPEAAGAEGSDNPISPETLDHLRNLKAYAFVAHLCVSHPNNLFAPSVLLPSVRSLHDGLVLYEWDPALLSQVASLCEEWWKANLPGRENLVSQSLPFLLSSSLTEGKKADVRRVYALREAFLLFDYVDESIEDMKTLLVRCVITPVYLKMDEGRKFVAFMLGLNGQLMKESLVLMKSQIPFGRKSVLEAYADILFRSWKGSEESLREEIEDGFLQGLIEGAIHASSKLLAASVRRVLGGFIEQRMTVGVEKLLLRLVEPVLFRSLQVANSNVRQNALHLLLDVFPLEDPDATNEVKDSLLNKQFFLLEKLLLDDCPEVRSVAVEGSCRILHLFWEVIPSSTITKFLAKIVDSMSIDICYEVRMSSINGIIYLLQNPQSHEVMKVLLPRLGSLFSDPVLSVRVSVVDLLLAVRDLRTIQFNKVVSLNDLLSSLANDHPRVASKITKLLIPSYFPSKLAIKEACSRCVALIRRSPDAGARFCEFALSEGSSPRSLMELARVCVTLALSPKGLGVEQIDGLVVASSNICQCLSSELSVKRALSELLSAKKLKHLLTAATSERAQTAILSIASVVPTENLGGIYDSCMVIIRNSTGLSDNVERQGVVKAAQKLIFSCGWFDEMFKELANILQDTASNFRVRFGLGSTQQILQTSKKKKARLPMKISSTDQVTGKRSQDPGTSSDDKDFAVAAAAAWQVKSLLASETTRNAVLNSSISEMAFSALGVISEVYIQQCMELKQLDMEPLMAYTTFAISMSSQNVGSTTTNDVGGVKDNDFHQKRSSVEETLDHALDHIVNCADKIFSEHAFGKPNQNSEYGVETSQRRKSNRKEAQEGIPNSTEGDQVASFEVKRIENMVKLHMAIMKFVVDAETIRHTNQNHRRYLKFASDHIRHIVSVLKRHQHQKSSNQEEVLKDKQDESFKVIITYLKSSFSYAAKLLHLVLKCSNESSAPLPEAFYLANDLLDLITSVEMYVGSRHASNVVSVAKSWLPTLILGLGCNQLMMSEKESNLELADLVEAKFPVWLSVLGKIELHRDGDLSQYDDDQTPKLPTSAFENLIEMLLILLNKGSPRILDAVGVVILAGLEVALKRADFRLVFGLVHFTCMKMLGNESAPLEELELTSCSLQKIYQWIEQDLRDHHINKDGRHQLESAHSLIQSLL from the exons ATGGAGAAGAGGCTGCGCACCTCGACCACCTCGTCCTCCGCCGACGAAATCCTCTCCTCCGCGGTTTCCCTCGCCTCCACCAAGACCGGCAAGTCCTCTCTCAGATCCCTCATCTTCTCCCTCCCCGCCTCCTCGGACCTCGTCGCCTCCCTCCTCCCCGCCCTCCATCTATCCATTTCCCGGTCCCTCGATGCCTTCAAGAACTCCCTCCGCCCTTGCAGCTCCGCCTCGGCCGCTGCCCTTGGTCGTTCCTCCCGTTCCCCTCCCACGAAGCGGTCCAGGCAGTCCTCGAGAGCCCAGACTCCGGAAGCCGCTGGTGCTGAAGGATCTGACAATCCCATTTCTCCTGAAACCTTAGATCACCTCAGGAACCTTAAAGCTTACGCCTTCGTGGCCCACCTCTGCGTCTCCCACCCTAATAACCTGTTCGCCCCGTCCGTCCTCCTGCCGTCTGTTCGATCTCTGCACGACGGTCTCGTGTTGTACGAGTGGGACCCGGCGCTCCTTTCCCAGGTTGCCAGCCTCTGCGAGGAATGGTGGAAGGCGAATCTGCCGGGGAGGGAAAACTTGGTCTCCCAGTCATTGCCGTTCTTGCTCTCGAGTTCGTTAACCGAGGGCAAGAAGGCCGACGTCCGAAGGGTCTACGCGCTCAGGGAGGCGTTCTTGTTGTTTGATTATGTGGATGAGAGCATCGAGGACATGAAGACGCTTCTTGTTCGCTGCGTCATCACGCCAGTGTATCTGAAGATGGACGAAGGAAGGAAGTTCGTAGCTTTCATGCTGGGGTTGAATGGACAGCTTATGAAGGAATCTCTGGTGCTGATGAAATCTCAGATCCCTTTTGGGAGGAAGTCAGTGCTTGAGGCATATGCAGATATCCTTTTCAGATCTTGGAAGGGATCTGAGGAATCTTTAAGGGAAGAAATCGAGGATGGCTTCTTGCAAGGACTGATAGAAGGAGCAATTCATGCCAGCTCCAAACTGCTTGCTGCCTCTGTAAGGAGAGTCTTAGGTGGGTTTATCGAACAGAGGATGACTGTTGGTGTTGAGAAGCTCCTCCTCCGACTCGTGGAACCAGTACTTTTCCGGTCGTTGCAG GTTGCCAACTCCAATGTTCGCCAAAATGCATTGCATCTACTGTTGGATGTATTCCCACTTGAAGATCCAGATGCGACAAATGAAGTCAAAGACAGTTTGTTAAATAAACAGTTCTTCTTATTAGAGAAATTGCTTTTAGATGACTGTCCTGAAGTAAGGTCAGTTGCTGTTGAAGGTTCTTGTCGCATTCTTCATTTATTTTGGGAAGTTATTCCTTCTTCAACCATAACAAAATTTTTAGCTAAAATTGTTGATAGCATGTCGATTGACATATGCTATGAAGTTAGGATGTCGTCCATTAATGGCATCATTTATTTGCTTCAAAATCCACAAAGTCATGAGGTAATGAAAGTTCTCCTTCCAAGATTGGGTTCCCTGTTTTCTGATCCTGTGCTTTCAGTTCGAGTTTCTGTTGTTGATCTTCTCCTAGCTGTTCGAGATCTACGTACTATCCAATTTAATAAG GTGGTTAGCTTGAATGACTTGTTGTCCTCCTTGGCAAATGATCATCCACGAGTTGCTAGCAAAATTACAAAGCTGCTCATTCCTTCTTACTTTCCATCAAAATTGGCTATTAAAGAGGCATGTAGCCGCTGTGTTGCCCTTATTAGACGGTCTCCTGATGCTGGGGCAAGGTTTTGTGAATTTGCTCTCTCAGAGGGGTCATCTCCGAGGTCTCTCATGGAACTTGCCAGGGTCTGTGTCACTTTGGCTCTTTCACCTAAGGGCCTAGGTGTGGAGCAGATTGATGGCTTGGTTGTTGCTTCATCCAATATATGCCAGTGCTTGTCGAGTGAGTTGTCTGTTAAACGAGCTCTTAGTGAGTTGCTGTCGGCTAAGAAATTGAAACATTTGCTTACTGCAGCAACTTCTGAGCGTGCCCAGACAGCTATCTTGAGCATCGCTTCTGTTGTACCTACAGAAAACTTAGGTGGCATTTATGATAGCTGTATGGTTATCATAAGAAACTCAACTGGGCTATCTGATAATGTTGAAAGACAAGGAGTTGTAAAGGCAGCACAAAAGTTGATTTTTTCGTGTGGTTGGTTTGATGAGATGTTCAAAGAATTAGCAAATATCTTACAGGATACTGCTTCTAATTTTCGAGTTAGATTTGGTTTAGGATCAACACAGCAGATCTTGCAAACTTCGAAAAAGAAAAAAGCTAGGTTACCCATGAAAATTTCATCAACAGATCAAGTGACTGGAAAAAGATCACAAGATCCTGGCACATCCAGTGATGATAAGGATTTTGccgttgcagcagcagcagcatggcAAGTAAAAAGTCTGCTTGCATCAGAAACAACTAGAAATGCTGTACTGAATTCTTCTATTTCAGAAATGGCATTTTCTGCACTAGGTGTTATTTCTGAGGTGTATATTCAACAGTGTATGGAGTTGAAACAGTTGGACATGGAACCTCTCATGGCCTACACAACATTTGCCATATCCATGTCTTCTCAGAATGTTGGCTCAACTACAACTAATGATGTTGGCGGTGTCAAGGACaatgattttcatcaaaaaaGGTCATCTGTAGAG GAAACTCTAGATCATGCATTGGATCACATAGTCAATTGTGCTGATAAAATCTTCTCAGAACATGCTTTTGGAAAACCTAATCAAAATTCTGAGTATGGAGTTGAGACTTCACAGCGTCGGAAATCCAACCGTAAAGAGGCTCAGGAAGGCATCCCAAATTCAACTGAAG GTGATCAAGTGGCTTCTTTTGAAGTTAAAAGGATAGAGAATATGGTGAAGTTGCACATGGCAATTATGAAATTTGTTGTTGATGCTGAAACAATACGACATACCAACCAAAACCATAGAAGGTACCTAAAGTTTGCATCAGATCACATTCGACATATAGTCTCAGTTTTAAAAAGACATCAACACCAAAAGTCATCTAACCAGGAAGAGGTTTTGAAGGATAAGCAGGATGAAAGTTTTAAGGTTATCATCACATACTTGAAAAGTTCGTTTTCATACGCAGCCAAGCTACTGCATTTGGTCCTGAAGTGCTCTAATGAGTCTTCAGCACCATTGCCGGAAGCCTTCTATCTTGCAAATGATCTTCTAGATCTAATTACCTCTGTTGAAATGTATGTTGGTAGTCGACATGCTTCGAATGTAGTCTCTGTTGCCAAGTCATGGTTGCCTACTCTCATATTGGGGTTGGGctgcaaccaattgatgatgtcaGAGAAAGAGAGCAATTTGGAGTTGGCTGATCTCGTTGAAGCTAAATTTCCAGTGTGGCTTTCTGTTCTGGGCAAGATTGAGTTACACAGAGATGGTGATCTCAGCCAATATGATGACGATCAAACCCCCAAACTGCCAACTTCTGCTTTTGAAAATCTTATAGAGATGCTACTCATCCTGCTAAATAAGGGAAGCCCAAGAATATTGGACGCTGTCGGTGTTGTCATATTGGCAGGTCTGGAGGTTGCATTAAAAAGGGCAGACTTCCGCTTGGTTTTCGGCCTGGTCCATTTTACATGCATGAAAATGTTAGGAAATGAATCTGCTCCCTTGGAAGAACTTGAACTAACGTCTTGTTCCTTGCAGAAGATCTACCAGTGGATAGAGCAGGATCTCAGAGACCATCACATCAACAAAGATGGAAGGCACCAGTTAGAAAGTGCTCACTCACTAATTCAATCTCTTTTGTGA
- the LOC135592774 gene encoding myb family transcription factor EFM-like translates to MAGIGLELRLCASRTVGGFVKQAAAVVESTDRGVAKLEESVRSLEEERRKIDAFKRELPLCMLLLTDVIEGLKKELERCRGQKLANAFEEFIPIRRKCEEEAGVKLEADYEDKKNWMSSAQLWSVNSSENNDEDDKSITDERNGRPDCDAEKESLNLESKNLSAGGAFVQFKGISALAMIPKEEVKPLPDLSLRSPAAKSNSCPVSAVTEHQAGGGSGSKGVGRAPPAMTGAHLSLQVLQQAPRKARRCWSPELHRRFVLALQQLGGVRVATPKQIRELMKVDGLTNDEVKSHLQKYRLHSRKLPNASSSFSRPPMVLGGLWVPPENHTVSPQQSDSQSGSPQSSLRLAGCDSTISAAAGDSCEEEGKSESCNGR, encoded by the exons ATGGCGGGGATCGGTCTGGAACTGAGGCTCTGCGCCTCGAGAACCGTCGGCGGCTTCGTCAAGCAGGCGGCGGCCGTTGTCGAGAGCACCGACCGCGGAGTGGCGAAGTTGGAGGAGTCCGTCAGGAGcttggaggaggagaggagaaagaTCGATGCTTTCAAGCGCGAGCTCCCTCTCTGCATGCTCCTCCTCACGGACG TGATCGAAGGGTTGAAGAAGGAGCTTGAGCGCTGCCGGGGCCAGAAGTTGGCGAATGCCTTCGAAGAATTCATACCCATTAGGAGAAAGTGCGAGGAGGAGGCTGGGGTGAAGCTGGAAGCGGATTACGAAGACAAGAAGAACTGGATGAGTTCTGCTCAGCTGTGGAGCGTTAATTCTAGCGAAAACAACGATGAGGATGACAAGAGCATCACGGACGAG AGAAATGGAAGACCGGATTGCGATGCGGAGAAGGAAAGCTTGAACTTAGAATCCAAGAATCTGAGTGCCGGGGGCGCATTCGTGCAGTTTAAGGGCATATCAGCCCTCGCGATGATACCAAAGGAAGAGGTAAAGCCACTGCCTGATCTCTCCCTGCGGTCACCTGCGGCCAAGAGCAACTCTTGCCCTGTTTCTGCCGTCACCGAGCACCAGGCTGGTGGTGGCTCGGGCTCTAAAGGCGTTGGTAGAGCGCCGCCGGCGATGACCGGTGCCCACCTTAGCTTGCAGGTGCTGCAGCAGGCACCGAGGAAAGCGAGGAGGTGCTGGTCGCCAGAGCTGCACCGCCGGTTTGTCCTCGCTCTCCAGCAGCTGGGTGGTGTTCGAG TGGCTACTCCAAAGCAGATCAGAGAACTGATGAAGGTGGATGGTCTTACCAATGACGAAGTCAAAAGCCATCTGCAG AAATATCGATTGCACTCTCGAAAGTTGCCGAATGCTTCATCTTCTTTTAGTCGACCTCCCATGGTTTTAGGAGGCTTGTGGGTTCCTCCAGAGAACCATACAGTTTCACCACAACAGAGTGATTCCCAGTCTGGCTCTCCTCAGAGTTCTCTTCGATTAGCTGGTTGCGACAGCACAATCTCTGCCGCTGCTGGGGATAGCTGTGAGGAAGAAGGGAAGTCGGAGAGCTGCAACGGGAGATGA
- the LOC135592775 gene encoding dof zinc finger protein DOF3.7-like, giving the protein MIHELLGGVMEERKNSCPGGLLIDPSSSSPTSPVSSKSRSSSSPSLSSITADHHQQQQQQKNLRCPRCDSTNTKFCYYNNYNLTQPRHFCKTCRRYWTKGGALRNVPIGGGCRKTRAVAAIAAPGLCAKSAGATKTRPASPDLVLRSGLVGGLENELSSTLWPSPHPSHLISLLRSSSVQNPNTFLHSTPSLHLNSAIIDEDKTLLGSHTVADPGGTPNSHSPSLEALSQLALGASPWRNNNNNYSSSYHHHHHHHQQSQPQNDDMLLGVTPSSEIQDLYQKFKSSANYHNEQLQTVMSNVGSFGSSCSPTASLMTMAGTLTNATAPIMDHIPLSAGEFGNWNPGLAWSDLPTLNGAFH; this is encoded by the coding sequence ATGATCCATGAATTGTTGGGAGGGGTGATGGAGGAAAGGAAGAACTCTTGTCCAGGAGGCCTTCTGATTGATCCCTCGTCCTCTTCTCCCACCTCTCCCGTATCTTCCAAGTCGCGGTCCTCATCGTCACCGTCTCTGTCATCGATCACCGCAGAtcaccaccagcagcagcagcagcagaagaaccTGCGGTGCCCGCGTTGTGActccaccaacaccaagttctgctactacaacaactacaaccTGACCCAGCCACGCCACTTCTGCAAGACCTGCCGTCGGTACTGGACCAAGGGTGGCGCCCTCCGCAACGTCCCCATCGGCGGTGGCTGCCGCAAGACCAGGGCGGTGGCTGCCATTGCCGCTCCCGGGCTTTGTGCCAAGTCTGCAGGCGCCACCAAGACGAGGCCGGCGTCGCCCGACCTCGTCCTCAGGTCGGGTCTAGTCGGTGGACTGGAGAACGAGTTGTCGTCGACCCTGTGGCCTTCGCCACATCCTTCCCACCTCATCTCCCTCTTGAGGTCCAGCAGTGTCCAAAACCCTAACACCTTCCTTCATTCTACGCCCAGCCTTCATCTTAACTCTGCTATAATTGACGAAGATAAGACTCTGCTTGGTTCACACACGGTGGCCGATCCAGGAGGCACGCCGAATTCACACAGCCCAAGCTTGGAAGCCCTGAGTCAGCTTGCTTTAGGTGCTTCACCATGgagaaacaacaacaacaactactCTAGCtcataccaccaccaccaccaccatcaccagcAGTCACAGCCACAAAATGATGACATGTTGTTGGGTGTCACTCCAAGCTCAGAGATCCAAGATCTGTACCAAAAGTTCAAGTCCTCGGCTAATTACCATAATGAGCAGCTGCAGACGGTAATGAGCAACGTCGGTAGCTTTGGTTCTTCTTGTTCCCCCACAGCTTCGTTGATGACCATGGCTGGTACACTTACTAATGCTACGGCTCCTATCATGGATCACATCCCACTCTCTGCTGGTGAATTTGGCAACTGGAATCCGGGTTTGGCATGGTCTGATCTACCCACTCTTAACGGTGCATTCCACTAG
- the LOC135592776 gene encoding protein JINGUBANG-like encodes MRDRKVSTGSPPRGSKLFDLFHTDTMIQSEDELPTDSGSIALSTTASPGYYSDRNPTSTGASPYFLSPWNPVAVSPFAKSPWAYLPLLSDEVADPCATGLVGSLVREEGHVYSLASAGDILYTGSDSRNIRVWKGRRELSGFKSSSGLVKAIVVAGDRIFTGHQDGKIRIWKTSSKNPAVHRRVGTLPRLKDLLKSSINPSNYVEVRRHRNVVWLRHFDAVSCLSLDEEAGILYSGSWDKTVKVWRISDSKCLESIKAHDDAVNAVATGFGGLLFTGSADGTAKVWRREAAGKGGATRHVLVQMLLRQESAATAVAVSEAAGVVYCGSSDGAVNYWRWQGWWRQLEHGGKLRGHRMAVLCLAAAGRLVVSGSADKTLCVWRREATSGDGWDHTKLAVLAGHQGPIKCLAVEEEDDSQGGAVIAAPGGPRYVVYSGSLDKSVKVWRVLEREATAGATPVRGLAEAETPDGKLGRSPLRAGGGGAGAPTSDGAASSTRAAA; translated from the coding sequence ATGAGAGATCGGAAGGTAAGCACGGGAAGCCCGCCGCGCGGTTCCAAACTGTTCGATCTCTTCCACACCGACACAATGATCCAGTCCGAGGACGAGCTCCCCACCGACAGCGGCAGCATTGCCCTCTCCACCACCGCTAGCCCTGGCTATTACTCCGATCGCAATCCGACCAGCACCGGGGCTTCCCCTTATTTTCTGTCTCCCTGGAACCCCGTGGCTGTCTCGCCCTTCGCCAAGTCCCCCTGGGCTTACCTCCCCCTCCtctccgacgaggtcgccgaccccTGCGCTACCGGTCTGGTCGGGTCACTCGTTCGCGAGGAGGGGCACGTCTACTCCCTCGCATCCGCCGGGGACATCCTCTACACCGGCTCCGACAGCAGGAACATCCGTGTCTGGAAGGGCCGCCGCGAGTTGTCCGGGTTCAAGTCCAGCAGCGGCCTCGTCAAGGCTATCGTCGTCGCCGGAGACAGGATCTTCACCGGCCACCAGGACGGCAAGATTCGCATCTGGAAGACCTCCTCGAAGAATCCAGCCGTCCACAGGCGAGTGGGGACGCTCCCTAGGCTCAAGGACTTGCTGAAGAGCTCCATCAACCCGTCCAACTATGTCGAGGTGCGACGTCACCGCAACGTCGTGTGGCTTCGGCATTTCGATGCGGTTTCTTGTCTCAGCCTCGACGAAGAGGCCGGGATACTGTACTCCGGATCTTGGGATAAGACGGTGAAGGTGTGGAGGATTTCGGACTCCAAGTGCCTCGAATCCATCAAGGCGCACGACGACGCTGTCAACGCGGTAGCGACCGGGTTCGGCGGGTTGCTATTCACGGGGTCGGCAGACGGGACGGCGAAGGTGTGGCGGAGGGAAGCGGCGGGGAAAGGAGGCGCCACCAGGCACGTCCTAGTGCAGATGCTGCTGCGGCAGGAGAGCGCGGCTACGGCGGTGGCAGTGTCGGAGGCGGCCGGAGTGGTGTACTGCGGTTCGTCGGACGGGGCGGTGAACTACTGGCGCTGGCAAGGATGGTGGCGGCAGCTGGAGCACGGCGGGAAGCTCCGCGGGCACCGGATGGCGGTGCTGTGCCTCGCGGCGGCCGGGAGACTTGTGGTCAGCGGGTCCGCGGACAAGACCCTGTGCGTCTGGCGAAGGGAGGCGACGAGTGGCGACGGCTGGGACCACACGAAGCTGGCGGTGCTCGCGGGGCACCAGGGGCCCATCAAGTGTctggcggtggaggaggaggacgacagcCAGGGCGGGGCGGTCATCGCTGCTCCCGGGGGACCGCGGTACGTGGTGTACAGCGGGAGCCTGGACAAGTCGGTCAAGGTGTGGCGGGTGTTGGAGCGGGAGGCCACGGCGGGGGCGACGCCGGTGCGTGGACTGGCGGAGGCGGAGACCCCCGACGGAAAGCTGGGACGGTCGCCTCTGCGTGCCGGGGGTGGCGGAGCGGGGGCGCCCACGAGCGATGGCGCGGCTTCGAGCACGCGGGCTGCCGCGTGA
- the LOC135592778 gene encoding uncharacterized protein LOC135592778, with the protein MEFTLEEGRNLSADCPSILLPGLSIGNVGQLAVDLLISSTGAKRVGFLDEPSLLPCVGNDAYGPEPEGVLALPLEAYEFPPHAFTLIQQRSPVIKGMMVEFAKNLADFVSSIGKKHVIILSSLDSGRMKKIVASSDMQVYYVSSTNNDGNDSDCERLGFKRLEEYDPTQRRWKYLNELAEGKTDREDEPSFEDELVHDDYYPGLPFAALFSCCKAKGLKVTCLLCYCSEGDNIADSFQLADAACKLLRLTPDKLSGHVEGGWNIPLSWQSVYGPPPDMSLF; encoded by the exons atgGAGTTCACCCTTGAGGAAGGCCGAAACCTGTCCGCCGACTGCCCTTCGATTCTTCTG CCAGGGCTGTCGATCGGCAACGTCGGGCAGTTGGCGGTCGATCTCCTGATCTCGTCGACCGGGGCCAAAAGAGTTGGGTTTTTGGATGAGCCTTCCCTGCTCCCTTGCGTCGGAAATGATGCTTACGGTCCGGAGCCTGAGGGCGTCCTTGCGCTGCCCCTCGAGG CTTACGAATTTCCTCCACATGCATTTACTCTTATCCAGCAAAGGTCTCCAGTTATCAAG GGAATGATGGTTGAGTTTGCAAAGAATTTGGCAGATTTTGTGTCAAGCATTGGAAAGAAACATGTTATTATTCTTTCAAGTCTAGATTCTGGTAGAATGAAAAAAATTGTCGCATCCAG TGATATGCAGGTTTACTATGTCTCAAGCACCAACAATGATGGAAATGATAGTGATTGTGAGAGGTTAGGATTTAAGAGGCTTGAGGAATATGATCCAACTCAGAGACGATGGAAATATCTTAATGAGCTAGCTGAAGGGAAAACTGATCGGGAAGATGAGCCCAGTTTTGAAGATGAATTGGTTCATGATGACTATTATCCCGGCTTACCATTTGCTGCTCTGTTCTCTTGTTGCAAG GCAAAAGGTCTGAAAGTTACTtgtttgttatgctattgttccgAGGGGGACAACATTGCAGATTCCTTTCAATTGGCTGATGCAGCCTGCAAACTGTTGAGGCTGACCCCAGATAAGTTATCTG GACATGTAGAGGGTGGGTGGAATATACCACTATCATGGCAATCAGTTTATGGGCCACCACCTGATATGTCACTTTTCTGA